From one Doryrhamphus excisus isolate RoL2022-K1 chromosome 9, RoL_Dexc_1.0, whole genome shotgun sequence genomic stretch:
- the gdap2 gene encoding ganglioside-induced differentiation-associated protein 2: MDPLGARSQFVDIQTLPTWQEMLGEDGVQMPQDPNDSLLHQQSFTSPFPFRPDINRKIVLFTGDVALLSCTAITNTSNELLTDKNGVSERIHQLAGPELRDELLKLKGCRTGEAKQTKGFNLAARFIIHTVGPKYKAKYRTAAESSLFSCYRNILQLATEQSMASVGLCVVSTAKRGYPLEDATHIAFRTVRRFLEKHGSSIEAVVFAVSDSEEPVYKKLLPLYYPRSDEEERACLPLIPADIGNSEGEPVVPERQIRIAEKPGSLEDDSEDDNLESDLGQVGNHAFARMEGDVDKQRKLILQGHMSEAAVQKQHQRNYNRWLCRARAEDLSDVAALKALYQTGVDTRGRTVMVVVGRNIPVTLIDLEKALLYFIHVMDHIAVKEYVMVYFHTLTGEHNHLDSDFLKNLYDIVDAKFKKNLKAFYFVHPTFRSKVSTWFFSTFSVSGVKEKVRYLDSLQQLFTCIRPEQIDIPPFVLEYDARLNGPYQSSGL; this comes from the exons ATGGATCCTCTGGGCGCTCGCTCCCAGTTTGTGGACATCCAGACCCTCCCCACTTGGCAGGAGATGCTGGGTGAGGACGGCGTGCAGATGCCGCAGGACCCGAATGACAGCCTGCTTCACCAGCAGTCCTTCACCTCGCCCTTCCCCTTCAGGCCGGACATCAACCGCAAAATCGTCCTCTT CACCGGCGACGTGGCGCTGTTGAGCTGCACCGCCATCACCAACACCAGCAACGAGCTGCTGACTGACAAAAACGGCGTGTCGGAGCGCATCCATCAGCTGGCGGGGCCCGAGCTACGAGACGAGCTTCTCAAACTGAAAG GGTGCCGCACGGGCGAGGCCAAGCAGACCAAAGGCTTCAACCTGGCGGCGAGGTTCATCATCCACACGGTGGGGCCAAAGTACAAAGCCAAGTACAGGACGGCGGCGGAGAGCTCGCTGTTCAGCTGCTACAGGAACATCCTGCAGCTGGCCAC GGAGCAGTCCATGGCGTCCGTCGGCCTCTGCGTGGTCAGCACGGCCAAACGAGGGTACCCGCTGGAGGACGCCACCCACATAGCCTTCA GAACAGTACGCAGGTTCCTGGAGAAGCACGGAAGCAGCATCGAGGCGGTGGTGTTCGCCGTTTCCGACTCAGAGGAG CCCGTGTACAAGAAGTTGCTCCCGCTGTACTACCCTCGCTCTGACGAGGAGGAGAGGGCGTGTCTGCCCCTCATCCCGGCTGACATCGGCAACTCTGAAGGAGAACCCGTCGTACCGGAGAGGCAGATCCGCATCGCAGAGAAACCAGGGAGCCTGGAAG ATGATTCCGAGGACGACAACCTGGAGTCGGACCTGGGGCAGGTGGGCAACCACGCCTTCGCCCGCATGGAGGGCGACGTGGACAAGCAACGCAAGCTGATCCTGCAGGGCCACATGTCGGAGGCGGCCGTGCAGAAGCAGCACCAGAGGAA CTACAACCGATGGCTGTGTCGAGCCAGAGCGGAGGACCTGTCAGACGTCGCCGCACTGAAAGCGTTGTATCAGACAG GTGTGGATACGCGTGGTCGGACAGTGATGGTCGTGGTGGGAAGAAACATTCCAGTGACCCTCATCGACCTTGAGAAG GCCCTGCTGTACTTCATCCACGTGATGGACCACATCGCGGTGAAGGAGTACGTGATGGTGTACTTCCACACGCTGACGGGCGAACACAACCACCTGGACTCGGATTTCCTCAAGAACCTCTACGACATCGTGGACGCCAA GTTTAAGAAAAACCTGAAGGCCTTCTACTTTGTCCATCCAACGTTTCGCTCCAAG gTGTCCACGTGGTTCTTCAGCACCTTCAGCGTGTCGGGCGTGAAGGAGAAGGTGCGCTACCTGGACAGCCTGCAGCAGCTCTTCACCTGCATCAGGCCCGAGCAGATCGACATCCCGCCTTTCGTCCTGGAGTACGACGCCCGG CTCAACGGACCCTACCAGTCTTCCGGTCTGTGA
- the tent5c gene encoding terminal nucleotidyltransferase 5C yields the protein MAAKETTSSGVSVLSWEQVSRLDEVLSEVVPVHGRGNFPTLEVRLKDIVARVRSSLALSGVGVKDVRLNGSTASHVLVQDIGWSYKDLDVIFRVDLPHEAEFRLIRDVVLATLLDFLPEGVNKEKITPMTLKEAYVQKLVKVNTEQDRWSLISLSNNDGRNVELKFVDSIRRQFEFSVDSFQIVLDSMLAFYRGEDAAAAMTPALHPAVSGESMYGDFQAALGHLRDKLIATKRPEEIRGGGLLKYCNLLVRDFRPASEDELKALERYMCSRFFIDFPDIGEQQRKVEAYLHSHFVGEEASKYDYLMILRRVVNESTVCLMGHERRQTLHLISLMAFRVLAEQNAIPDASCVTCYYQPAPYVRDHNFSNYYVANQNIPTWLPCN from the coding sequence ATGGCCGCCAAGGAGACGACCAGCAGCGGCGTCAGCGTCCTGTCGTGGGAGCAAGTGAGTCGCCTGGACGAGGTCCTGAGCGAGGTGGTCCCCGTCCACGGCCGCGGCAACTTCCCCACGCTGGAGGTGCGCCTGAAGGACATTGTGGCGCGGGTGCGCTCCAGCCTGGCGCTGAGCGGCGTGGGCGTGAAGGACGTGCGTCTGAACGGCTCCACGGCGAGCCACGTGCTGGTGCAGGACATCGGCTGGAGCTACAAGGACCTGGACGTCATCTTCAGGGTGGACCTGCCGCACGAGGCCGAGTTCCGCCTCATCCGCGACGTGGTGCTGGCCACCCTGCTGGACTTCCTGCCCGAGGGCGTCAACAAGGAGAAGATCACGCCCATGACCTTGAAGGAGGCCTACGTGCAGAAACTGGTCAAGGTCAACACGGAGCAGGACCGCTGGAGCCTCATCTCGCTCTCCAACAACGACGGTCGCAACGTGGAGCTCAAGTTTGTGGACTCCATCCGCCGGCAGTTCGAGTTCAGCGTGGACTCCTTCCAGATCGTCCTGGACTCCATGCTGGCCTTCTACCGCGGCgaggacgccgccgccgccatgaCGCCCGCGCTCCACCCGGCCGTCAGCGGCGAGAGCATGTACGGCGACTTCCAGGCGGCGCTGGGCCACCTCCGCGACAAGCTCATCGCCACCAAGCGGCCCGAGGAGATCCGCGGCGGCGGCCTGCTCAAGTACTGCAACCTGCTGGTGCGGGACTTCCGGCCCGCCAGCGAGGACGAGCTGAAGGCGCTGGAGCGCTACATGTGCTCGCGCTTCTTCATCGACTTCCCCGACATCGGCGAGCAGCAGCGCAAGGTGGAGGCGTACCTGCACAGCCATTTTGTGGGCGAGGAGGCCAGCAAGTACGACTACCTCATGATCCTGCGCCGCGTGGTCAACGAGAGCACCGTGTGCCTCATGGGCCACGAGCGCCGCCAGACGCTGCACCTCATCTCCCTCATGGCCTTCCGCGTGCTCGCCGAGCAGAACGCCATCCCCGACGCCTCCTGCGTCACATGCTACTACCAGCCGGCGCCGTACGTCCGCGACCACAACTTCAGCAACTACTACGTGGCCAACCAGAACATTCCCACCTGGCTGCCCTGCAACTGA